The proteins below are encoded in one region of Enhydrobacter sp.:
- a CDS encoding TetR/AcrR family transcriptional regulator yields the protein MNKKRQGRRGRPANEALGQTIVDAASELFVELGFQATTLDKVAQRAKISKLSIYRHFENKEALFSAAIAAGCHRLFAPQALLEGVDGSVEDQLMAVGTSLLRTLLRSDVRSVEAMVMADKTNQNSLSKLHYEAGPAHVIAQIEALLRQLHAKALLNVPDPLRSARLFAALFKGADLLMIARFDQARAEDDIEIESYCRSAVAMFIAAHGGNDHAGG from the coding sequence GTGAACAAAAAAAGACAGGGCCGGCGCGGCCGGCCCGCCAACGAGGCGCTTGGCCAAACGATCGTCGACGCCGCGAGCGAACTCTTTGTGGAATTGGGCTTTCAGGCGACGACATTGGACAAGGTCGCCCAGCGGGCGAAGATATCGAAGCTCAGCATCTATCGGCACTTCGAGAACAAGGAGGCGCTGTTCAGCGCGGCTATCGCGGCCGGCTGCCATCGGTTGTTTGCACCACAGGCCCTTCTTGAAGGTGTCGACGGCTCGGTCGAAGATCAGCTCATGGCGGTGGGAACATCCCTGCTTCGCACGCTGTTGCGCTCGGATGTCCGCAGTGTCGAAGCCATGGTCATGGCCGATAAGACGAATCAAAACTCGTTAAGCAAGCTCCACTACGAAGCCGGCCCCGCCCATGTCATCGCCCAAATCGAGGCCCTGTTGCGTCAGTTGCACGCGAAGGCGCTTCTGAACGTGCCCGATCCTCTCCGGTCCGCCCGCTTGTTTGCCGCGCTTTTCAAAGGAGCCGATCTCCTGATGATCGCGCGCTTCGATCAGGCGAGAGCAGAGGACGACATCGAAATCGAATCCTATTGCCGGTCGGCCGTCGCCATGTTCATCGCCGCGCACGGTGGCAACGACCACGCGGGCGGATAG
- a CDS encoding serine/threonine-protein kinase, whose amino-acid sequence MREADVALRPGQVVGRYRIEAVLGGGAVGLTYRARDMRLGREVTVKEFLPPALARREANGTVAPRTGKAADELARGRRHFLNEGRILAALQLAPCVVRVLDCIEANETAYIVMEHVQGVTLEHRLREGDRLTQADLDRMLWPLLESLERVHARGVFHGDITPATIVLDAVGKPTLIDFGAARTPATSVFTPAYAAPEQISGGRQGPWTDIYGLAATLYHAVLGHQPPGARDRLPEDSCHPLAVLKPAGFPPAMLEGIDKGLALRVADRPQSIAQWRSILWRTGKFGGSNAAAQPEAAAWPTSTGQPEAPSVAAFRSPRPRPSNETAGGGPASETASPRGRLQWLGVAAASVLALGGLTYFLFAIPSAGPTEAVAPAAPSAAALERQRAEQAAQQRAAAEAEARREAEAERQRIEAEKAALRREMEAEFRKKQEAAAEARRKAEAADPKLAQAAEAALKLTPRDRQHLQAALGGLGFDTRGVDGVFGPRTRQMIAAWQKHRNDAPTGFLTAVQKAALLKDGAAAVAAFDDKQKKAAETAKEDNPFDGQYVGTAAISTGDHPVSVRIAAGKGSGRWKVDGCGTASFTLSIAPDGAAALDVNGYTLQCEPLNHHYDGQMASNTIQFIFNSSGDPTGSLTLTRQE is encoded by the coding sequence GTGCGCGAAGCCGACGTCGCACTGCGGCCTGGACAGGTCGTGGGTCGCTACCGGATCGAAGCGGTCCTCGGCGGAGGCGCGGTAGGCCTGACCTATCGCGCCCGCGACATGCGGCTGGGGCGCGAGGTGACGGTCAAGGAGTTCCTGCCGCCGGCCCTCGCGCGGCGCGAGGCGAACGGGACTGTTGCGCCGCGCACCGGCAAGGCGGCCGATGAGCTCGCCCGCGGCCGGCGACACTTCCTGAACGAAGGCCGGATACTGGCTGCCCTGCAGCTCGCCCCGTGCGTCGTGCGCGTGCTCGATTGCATCGAGGCCAACGAGACGGCCTATATCGTCATGGAGCATGTCCAGGGCGTCACGCTCGAGCATCGGCTGAGAGAAGGCGATCGCCTGACCCAAGCCGATCTCGACCGCATGCTCTGGCCCTTGCTCGAGAGCCTGGAGCGGGTGCACGCGCGCGGCGTGTTTCACGGCGACATCACGCCTGCGACCATCGTCCTCGATGCAGTCGGCAAGCCGACGCTGATCGATTTCGGCGCCGCCCGCACCCCCGCCACGTCGGTTTTCACCCCGGCCTATGCCGCGCCCGAGCAGATAAGCGGCGGCCGGCAAGGGCCATGGACCGACATCTACGGCCTCGCCGCCACGCTCTACCATGCCGTGCTCGGCCACCAGCCGCCGGGCGCCCGCGACCGGCTGCCGGAGGACAGCTGCCACCCGCTCGCCGTGCTCAAGCCGGCGGGCTTCCCCCCCGCGATGCTGGAAGGCATCGACAAGGGCCTCGCGCTGCGCGTCGCCGACCGGCCGCAGTCGATTGCGCAGTGGCGATCGATCCTTTGGCGCACCGGAAAGTTCGGCGGATCGAATGCGGCGGCCCAACCGGAGGCGGCGGCGTGGCCGACCTCGACCGGCCAGCCGGAAGCGCCGTCCGTCGCAGCCTTTCGCTCGCCGCGTCCGCGGCCTTCGAACGAGACGGCCGGCGGCGGCCCAGCATCCGAAACGGCATCGCCGCGCGGCCGTCTGCAGTGGCTTGGCGTTGCCGCCGCGTCGGTGCTGGCACTGGGTGGCCTCACCTACTTCCTCTTCGCCATTCCCTCGGCAGGGCCGACCGAAGCGGTCGCGCCCGCCGCTCCCAGCGCCGCCGCCCTGGAACGACAGCGTGCCGAGCAGGCCGCGCAGCAGCGGGCTGCCGCCGAGGCCGAAGCCCGGCGGGAGGCAGAGGCGGAGCGTCAGCGTATCGAAGCCGAGAAGGCGGCCCTTCGCCGGGAGATGGAAGCGGAATTTCGCAAGAAGCAGGAAGCGGCGGCCGAAGCCCGGCGCAAGGCCGAGGCCGCCGATCCCAAGCTCGCCCAGGCGGCGGAGGCTGCTCTCAAGCTCACGCCGCGCGACCGGCAGCATCTGCAGGCCGCCTTGGGCGGCCTCGGCTTCGATACGCGCGGGGTGGACGGTGTTTTCGGGCCACGCACGCGCCAGATGATCGCCGCTTGGCAGAAGCATCGCAACGACGCGCCGACCGGCTTTCTCACCGCCGTTCAGAAGGCGGCGCTGCTCAAGGACGGCGCCGCCGCCGTCGCTGCTTTCGACGACAAGCAGAAGAAAGCGGCGGAGACGGCGAAGGAGGACAATCCGTTCGACGGGCAGTATGTGGGCACCGCGGCCATCTCGACGGGCGACCATCCCGTCTCGGTGCGCATCGCCGCCGGCAAAGGGTCCGGCCGGTGGAAGGTCGATGGATGCGGCACGGCCAGCTTCACCCTGTCGATCGCTCCCGACGGCGCGGCGGCGCTCGACGTCAATGGCTACACTCTGCAATGCGAGCCGTTGAACCACCACTACGACGGCCAGATGGCCAGTAACACGATCCAGTTCATCTTCAACAGCAGCGGAGACCCGACCGGCAGCCTGACGCTCACCCGGCAGGAATAG
- a CDS encoding phosphatase PAP2 family protein, with amino-acid sequence MTHWLDWDRYLLLWINHPAGQNAVIDKFVYDLSDSNLVKGGVFLALYWWLWFDRNAVQRRDVVVALFAAITTAILSRGLQVALPFHLRPLHTPGLGVHVPQGVDPSILNTFSSFPSDHSMLFFALSVPLWRRSRWLGVAAMLWTVLVIDLPRVYLGYHFPSDVIAGAVLGVVVMVVLCRLIGRMRLPDRVVGFSKTHPAAFYGVAFLVTFDLGMLFADLRHFILDVVHIAKMLVA; translated from the coding sequence ATGACGCACTGGCTGGACTGGGACCGCTATCTCCTGCTCTGGATCAACCATCCGGCCGGGCAGAACGCGGTCATCGACAAGTTCGTATACGACCTCAGCGATTCCAATTTGGTGAAGGGCGGAGTTTTCCTTGCGCTGTACTGGTGGCTCTGGTTCGACCGCAACGCCGTGCAGCGGCGCGACGTGGTGGTGGCACTGTTCGCCGCCATCACCACGGCCATCCTCTCGCGCGGCCTGCAGGTTGCGCTGCCGTTCCATCTGCGGCCACTGCATACGCCCGGGCTCGGCGTGCACGTGCCCCAGGGCGTCGATCCGTCGATCCTGAACACTTTCAGCTCCTTCCCCAGCGACCATTCGATGCTGTTCTTCGCACTGAGCGTGCCGCTCTGGCGGCGTTCACGCTGGCTCGGCGTGGCGGCGATGCTGTGGACGGTGCTCGTGATCGACCTGCCGCGAGTCTATCTCGGCTATCACTTTCCGAGCGATGTCATCGCCGGTGCCGTGCTGGGCGTCGTCGTGATGGTCGTTCTTTGCCGCCTGATCGGCCGCATGCGCCTTCCCGATCGGGTGGTCGGCTTCTCCAAGACGCATCCGGCCGCTTTCTATGGCGTCGCCTTCCTGGTCACCTTCGACCTTGGCATGCTTTTCGCCGATCTCCGGCATTTCATCCTCGATGTCGTGCACATCGCCAAGATGCTCGTGGCGTGA
- a CDS encoding glycosyltransferase family 4 protein produces MDTTVPPDAVTTSRKPRFEQVAITSVFGNPLERRTWSGAPANVASGLARLGVEVKAIHPQIGKLTKLGIAAGDLLAGRGRPRSGEQVLRSRATRRRLAARVSEAARSLGVHHVLHTGTLDLLPGLDVDTGIRHYLYCDHTWALAVEHHVHAPYYTRRAREAFERAERESLDGVAHVFTFGRYVRDNMISHYGLSPDRVTAVGSGMGSIEPWHGSKDYSRPKLLFVAKHLFQAKGGLLLVEAFRQARRRRPDLTLTIVGDQRSRAHVENCPGIELRDHLPWEELQRLYRDSTLLVQPMLNDPWGQVYLEAMVSRTPVMGLARNGLPELVDGGRHGFLVDRASPDALADAIVAALSDPGRLERMASVAQRHAVQTYSWDRVAEKILFS; encoded by the coding sequence ATGGACACGACGGTCCCACCCGACGCCGTGACGACCTCCCGCAAGCCTCGCTTCGAGCAAGTCGCGATCACTTCAGTCTTCGGCAATCCGCTCGAGCGGCGGACGTGGTCGGGGGCGCCTGCCAACGTGGCTTCCGGCCTCGCCCGCCTCGGCGTCGAGGTGAAGGCCATTCATCCACAGATCGGCAAGCTGACGAAACTCGGCATCGCCGCGGGCGACCTGCTGGCTGGCCGTGGCCGGCCGCGGAGCGGCGAGCAGGTGCTGCGCAGCCGGGCCACCCGCCGGCGACTCGCCGCCCGTGTCTCGGAGGCTGCGAGGAGTCTCGGCGTACATCACGTCCTGCACACGGGCACGCTCGACCTTCTGCCCGGGCTCGACGTCGATACCGGCATCCGGCACTACCTCTACTGCGATCACACTTGGGCGCTTGCGGTGGAACATCATGTGCATGCGCCTTACTACACGCGCCGTGCACGAGAGGCCTTCGAGCGGGCCGAGCGTGAGTCGCTTGACGGTGTCGCCCACGTATTCACCTTCGGTCGGTACGTGCGCGACAACATGATCTCCCACTACGGACTCTCGCCTGATCGTGTGACCGCGGTCGGCTCGGGCATGGGATCGATCGAGCCCTGGCACGGCAGCAAGGACTATTCCCGGCCGAAGCTCCTGTTCGTTGCCAAGCACCTGTTCCAGGCCAAGGGGGGACTTCTCCTGGTGGAGGCCTTCCGCCAGGCCCGTCGGCGCCGGCCCGATCTTACGCTCACGATCGTGGGCGATCAGCGTAGCCGGGCCCATGTGGAGAATTGCCCGGGCATCGAGTTGCGCGACCATCTGCCATGGGAAGAGCTGCAGCGGCTTTACCGCGACTCCACGCTGCTCGTGCAGCCGATGCTGAACGACCCGTGGGGACAGGTCTATCTCGAAGCGATGGTTTCGCGCACGCCGGTGATGGGCCTTGCCCGCAACGGCCTGCCGGAGCTGGTGGATGGCGGCCGGCACGGCTTCCTCGTCGACCGTGCCAGCCCCGACGCGCTGGCGGACGCCATCGTGGCCGCGCTCTCCGACCCCGGCCGGCTCGAGCGCATGGCCTCGGTTGCGCAGCGCCATGCGGTCCAGACATATTCCTGGGACCGTGTCGCCGAAAAAATCCTATTCTCCTGA
- a CDS encoding ABC transporter ATP-binding protein, producing MSSEPEVVIRARHLSKAYRLYANEQQWMKQVLFGSWRTYYRSFWALKDISFEVRRGESVGILGRNGCGKSTLLQIVCGMLRPTGGEIWVNGRIAPVLALGGTFDSESTGRQNVLIGGAVLGLKRHEILARMDSIAEFASIGDFINQPVKLYSAGMRVRLAFAICAHIDPEILVVDEALAVGDAAFQRKCTDWIDSFRKRGTLLFVSHSTAEVVRLCDHALWIDDGRVRAQGDTQDVARAYGKALRVEHDDMKRFSAV from the coding sequence ATGTCATCTGAACCCGAAGTGGTCATTCGCGCCCGCCATCTCAGCAAGGCCTATCGTCTCTACGCCAACGAGCAGCAGTGGATGAAGCAGGTCCTGTTCGGATCCTGGCGCACCTACTACCGCTCCTTCTGGGCGCTGAAGGACATCAGCTTCGAGGTGCGCCGCGGCGAATCCGTGGGCATCCTCGGGCGCAACGGCTGCGGCAAGTCCACCCTGCTCCAGATCGTCTGCGGCATGCTGCGACCGACGGGCGGCGAGATCTGGGTCAACGGCCGCATCGCGCCGGTGCTGGCGCTCGGCGGCACGTTCGATTCGGAATCGACGGGCCGGCAGAACGTGCTGATCGGCGGCGCAGTGCTGGGGCTGAAACGACACGAGATCCTGGCACGGATGGACTCGATCGCCGAGTTCGCCAGCATCGGCGACTTCATCAACCAGCCGGTCAAGCTCTATTCGGCCGGCATGCGCGTGCGGCTTGCCTTCGCGATTTGCGCCCACATCGATCCGGAGATCCTGGTGGTCGACGAGGCGCTCGCGGTGGGCGACGCCGCCTTCCAGCGCAAGTGCACGGACTGGATCGACAGCTTCCGCAAACGCGGCACGCTTCTCTTCGTCAGCCACTCCACGGCCGAGGTCGTACGGCTGTGCGATCATGCCTTGTGGATCGACGACGGGCGCGTGCGGGCGCAAGGCGATACGCAGGACGTCGCCCGCGCCTACGGCAAGGCGCTGCGCGTCGAGCACGACGACATGAAGCGATTCTCGGCAGTCTGA
- a CDS encoding FkbM family methyltransferase, producing the protein MLKIVKDSVLKVSRALGYEIVPLREVKERDFALHLRALLDFLKVDCVLDVGANVGQYHDFLRDKVLYGGPIVSFEPVNQNVELLRERARADDTWYIEGYALGARDGSLPINVMVSGQFSSFLQPDNSRLHDYDGLNVPCRVEHVPVRTLDLVVPALRRRLGFERPYLKLDTQGFDMEVLQGARNTLGEMRALQTEASVIGIYKGMPGYMDTIRHLNERGFDITGLYPVSRDRSLRLVEFDCVMVNRAATAAALP; encoded by the coding sequence ATGCTGAAGATCGTCAAGGATTCCGTGCTGAAGGTCAGTCGTGCATTGGGCTACGAGATCGTCCCCTTGCGCGAGGTGAAGGAGCGCGACTTTGCCCTTCATCTCCGGGCCCTGCTCGATTTCCTGAAGGTCGACTGCGTGCTCGACGTCGGCGCCAATGTCGGCCAGTACCACGACTTCCTGCGCGACAAGGTGCTGTACGGCGGTCCCATCGTCTCGTTCGAGCCGGTGAACCAGAACGTCGAGCTACTGCGCGAGCGCGCCCGGGCCGACGATACCTGGTACATCGAGGGCTATGCGCTGGGCGCCCGGGATGGCAGCCTTCCGATCAACGTCATGGTGTCGGGCCAGTTCAGCTCCTTCCTGCAGCCCGACAACAGCCGCCTGCACGACTATGATGGGCTGAACGTGCCGTGCCGTGTCGAGCATGTCCCGGTCCGGACGCTTGATCTTGTCGTGCCGGCGCTGCGGCGGAGGCTGGGCTTCGAGCGTCCCTATCTCAAGCTCGATACCCAGGGGTTCGACATGGAGGTTCTGCAGGGCGCGCGTAACACCCTGGGCGAGATGCGTGCGCTGCAGACCGAGGCCTCGGTCATCGGCATCTACAAAGGCATGCCGGGCTACATGGACACGATCCGCCATCTCAACGAGCGTGGCTTCGACATCACCGGTCTTTACCCGGTGAGCCGCGACCGCTCCCTGCGGCTCGTCGAATTCGACTGCGTGATGGTCAATCGCGCGGCGACCGCGGCAGCCCTTCCATGA
- a CDS encoding NAD(P)/FAD-dependent oxidoreductase, which yields MDDVIIIGGSFAGLAGALQLGRARRKVTVLDTGLPRNRFAGHSHGLLGHDHKPPLDILAEARQQLARYPTIRLVNARADSVSGAIDDFSVLTADGESLGARRLILSYGVVDQMPDVPGFAQGWGTSIVPCPYCDGFEVAGQHWGLVWSGPQSRNYVRLYHDWTDRLTVFADGHDIPPDIRADLARRKIPVVEGRITGIAHHGGHKATVQLDTGSKVSVDILFSHPRNKPSASLHESLGLATVDRPDGIVLKVDERRETSMPGIYAAGDLANPLMPSVTTASSHGAMAGIFAQQSMLV from the coding sequence ATGGATGACGTCATTATCATCGGCGGCAGCTTTGCCGGTCTCGCCGGCGCCCTGCAGCTCGGCCGTGCCCGCCGCAAGGTCACCGTTCTCGATACCGGCCTGCCGCGCAACCGCTTCGCCGGCCACTCGCATGGTCTGCTCGGCCACGATCACAAGCCACCGCTGGACATCCTGGCCGAGGCGCGGCAGCAGCTGGCGCGCTATCCCACGATCAGGCTGGTCAATGCCCGGGCCGACAGCGTCTCCGGCGCCATCGACGATTTTTCCGTCCTCACTGCCGATGGCGAAAGCCTTGGGGCGCGCCGCCTGATCCTGAGCTATGGCGTCGTCGACCAGATGCCTGATGTTCCGGGCTTTGCCCAAGGCTGGGGCACGTCCATCGTGCCCTGCCCCTATTGCGACGGCTTTGAAGTCGCCGGCCAGCATTGGGGCCTCGTCTGGTCCGGCCCGCAGTCGCGCAATTATGTCAGGCTGTACCACGATTGGACCGACAGGTTGACGGTCTTCGCCGATGGTCATGACATTCCGCCCGATATCCGGGCCGATCTGGCGCGCCGCAAGATACCTGTCGTCGAGGGCCGGATCACCGGAATCGCCCATCACGGGGGCCATAAGGCCACCGTCCAGCTCGATACCGGCTCCAAGGTTTCGGTCGACATCCTGTTCTCCCATCCGCGCAACAAGCCATCCGCAAGCCTGCATGAATCACTTGGCCTCGCCACGGTCGATAGGCCCGACGGCATCGTCCTCAAGGTCGACGAGCGCCGCGAAACCAGCATGCCGGGCATCTACGCCGCCGGCGACCTCGCCAACCCCCTCATGCCCTCGGTCACCACAGCATCATCGCACGGCGCGATGGCGGGTATCTTCGCCCAGCAGTCGATGCTGGTTTGA
- a CDS encoding peptidoglycan-binding protein: MARASVEAEPAALPAGATVGRYEIVALLRHEALGPTYRGRDSVLGRDVLVREFLPATLAVRSDDMAMMPRTPELAAELEGARERFVEEARSLSTLQRAPFLTRVVDLVEANGTFYVVLDLVAGISLDDRLHGGKSLRPDEVDRLMRALLEALQQLHDTNLLHGDITPANVMLDMSGRPTLVNVAGTRAAMAVATRPSRARSRSAYAAPERPGSDTSGPWTDIYSLAATFHCAIVGRPPPDAVERLRWDSYRRLATFALPDFPPALLAGIDRGLELAPGDRPQSVAAWQAMLWPAGVRALAATAPSQVEALYREARRLAPGRGARFWITALAAVVVGVAVAGGVHLLGGTKLLVEAFSPPPKPHRPAGLDQSAKLALERAEAQARQAAVEEIRRKRQADKIALASVEDEMRQQEELRKKEQADAAAAALRRRRQEEQAILKKLEAEAEAERQADAAAAAKQKAEADIEAKRQAEAEARRQVATLDLKAAEAAEAALRLSRLERQHVQVALNALGFDVGSFDGSMGGRTRQAIADWQRIRRQPPTGFLTAAQIDTILKNAPPQAIAQFDALQDPQRAEADEAALALSLLDRRHVQVALASLGFDAGDIDGIFGPRTRQMIAVWQASHGEAPTGFVTATQVEALFKNASGAIGAYDDTLEPTRAEAREAALNLSPADRRRLQAALTAQGFDTWGTDGRFGPRTRQMIAAWQKAQKRPASGFLTDPEVPMLLGSAATAKSDDNQDTVVTPTRGAPTIDATP, encoded by the coding sequence GTGGCGCGCGCTTCGGTCGAGGCCGAGCCTGCCGCGCTGCCGGCTGGCGCGACCGTCGGACGCTACGAGATCGTGGCACTGCTGCGTCACGAGGCACTTGGCCCGACCTACCGCGGTCGCGACAGCGTGCTCGGGCGGGACGTCCTGGTCAGAGAGTTCTTGCCGGCGACGCTGGCGGTACGGTCCGACGATATGGCCATGATGCCGCGCACCCCCGAGCTCGCCGCGGAGCTCGAAGGCGCCCGCGAGCGCTTCGTCGAGGAAGCACGCAGCCTTTCAACGCTGCAGCGTGCGCCCTTCCTGACGCGGGTGGTGGACCTCGTCGAAGCGAACGGCACCTTCTACGTCGTCCTCGACCTCGTGGCCGGCATCTCGCTCGACGATCGTTTGCACGGCGGCAAGTCACTGCGACCAGACGAGGTCGACCGCCTGATGCGGGCGCTGCTTGAGGCACTGCAGCAGCTCCACGATACCAATCTCCTGCACGGCGACATCACGCCGGCGAACGTCATGCTCGATATGTCGGGCCGGCCAACGCTCGTCAACGTCGCCGGTACACGAGCGGCAATGGCCGTGGCGACGCGGCCATCCCGTGCTCGGTCGCGCTCCGCCTATGCCGCGCCGGAGCGGCCCGGCAGCGATACGTCGGGACCATGGACCGACATCTACAGTCTCGCCGCCACGTTCCACTGCGCCATCGTCGGACGTCCGCCGCCCGATGCAGTCGAAAGGCTGCGCTGGGACAGCTACCGGCGGCTCGCCACGTTCGCCTTGCCGGACTTCCCGCCCGCCCTGCTGGCCGGGATAGACAGGGGGCTCGAGCTCGCTCCAGGCGACCGCCCGCAGTCGGTCGCGGCATGGCAGGCAATGCTCTGGCCGGCAGGAGTGCGTGCGCTTGCGGCCACGGCGCCCTCGCAAGTGGAGGCGCTCTATCGTGAAGCGCGTCGCCTGGCACCAGGCCGCGGGGCCCGTTTCTGGATCACAGCCTTGGCGGCGGTCGTCGTCGGGGTTGCGGTCGCCGGCGGCGTCCACCTGCTCGGCGGGACGAAGCTTCTCGTCGAAGCCTTCTCCCCACCGCCGAAGCCACACCGGCCCGCCGGACTCGACCAAAGCGCCAAGCTCGCGCTCGAGCGCGCCGAGGCGCAGGCGCGCCAGGCGGCGGTCGAGGAGATCAGGCGCAAGCGCCAGGCCGACAAGATTGCCCTCGCGTCGGTCGAGGACGAAATGCGCCAACAGGAGGAACTGCGCAAGAAGGAGCAGGCCGACGCTGCCGCCGCCGCGCTGCGCCGCCGACGGCAGGAAGAGCAGGCCATTCTGAAGAAGCTCGAGGCCGAAGCCGAGGCCGAGCGCCAGGCCGACGCAGCGGCGGCCGCCAAGCAAAAGGCCGAGGCGGATATCGAAGCAAAGCGGCAGGCCGAAGCGGAGGCCAGGCGCCAGGTGGCGACGCTCGATCTGAAGGCCGCGGAAGCGGCGGAGGCGGCGCTCCGCCTGTCGCGGCTCGAGCGGCAGCACGTGCAAGTCGCGCTCAATGCGCTCGGCTTCGACGTCGGCAGCTTCGACGGCTCCATGGGCGGCCGAACACGCCAGGCGATCGCCGATTGGCAACGCATCCGCAGACAGCCGCCCACCGGCTTTCTGACGGCGGCACAGATCGACACCATCCTCAAGAACGCGCCGCCCCAAGCCATCGCCCAGTTCGACGCCCTGCAGGATCCGCAGCGCGCCGAGGCCGACGAAGCGGCGCTGGCTCTTTCGCTGCTCGACCGCCGTCATGTGCAGGTGGCACTCGCCTCGCTGGGATTCGATGCCGGCGACATCGACGGCATCTTCGGGCCGCGCACGCGCCAGATGATCGCAGTCTGGCAGGCGAGCCATGGGGAGGCGCCGACCGGCTTCGTCACGGCGACACAGGTCGAGGCGCTCTTCAAGAACGCCTCGGGCGCAATCGGCGCCTATGACGATACGCTCGAACCCACGCGCGCCGAAGCACGCGAAGCAGCCCTGAACCTGTCGCCGGCCGATCGCCGCCGCTTGCAGGCGGCGCTGACCGCGCAGGGCTTCGACACATGGGGTACCGACGGTCGCTTCGGTCCGCGCACCCGGCAGATGATTGCGGCGTGGCAAAAGGCGCAGAAACGACCCGCGAGTGGCTTCCTGACGGATCCGGAAGTGCCGATGCTCCTCGGCAGCGCGGCCACAGCAAAGTCGGATGACAATCAGGACACCGTCGTCACGCCGACACGCGGCGCTCCTACGATCGACGCCACACCCTGA
- a CDS encoding ABC transporter permease: protein MLHIVDGKTVAPGKRTILARFADFLSSPFTSAWRHRDLIDAVLRRELAERFKGSAAGWVWAITAPLLSLIVYTIAFAGGPVTLPGGGQSPSKFDYALFIFGGLIAFNLFTEMAYRAPSLLHEYAHFIKQTIFPAEMLPIISTLRATFYATIGLVLMLIAQFALSGTLHLTVLLLPLWLVPFVAFLIGLTWTLSAAGAFTRDTAYLMMTVAPLLMFATPVFFSTDTFSPTLKLVFYVNVLTGFIEVLRYLVVFGQLPNPWVCLWVLFCSVVTFYFGFWFFGKQRDSIADVI, encoded by the coding sequence TTGTTGCACATAGTTGATGGCAAGACTGTCGCGCCCGGGAAACGAACGATTCTTGCGCGCTTTGCCGATTTTCTTTCCAGCCCTTTCACCTCGGCTTGGCGACACCGTGATCTGATCGACGCCGTCCTGCGGCGTGAGCTTGCGGAGCGGTTCAAAGGATCGGCCGCGGGCTGGGTCTGGGCGATCACCGCCCCGCTGCTGTCGCTCATCGTCTACACCATCGCCTTTGCCGGCGGCCCGGTGACGTTGCCCGGCGGCGGCCAGTCGCCCTCCAAGTTCGACTATGCGCTCTTCATCTTCGGCGGTCTGATCGCGTTCAATCTTTTCACCGAGATGGCTTACCGCGCGCCATCGCTGCTGCACGAATATGCGCATTTCATCAAGCAGACCATCTTTCCGGCGGAGATGCTGCCGATCATCTCGACGCTGCGCGCGACGTTCTATGCCACGATCGGCCTCGTGCTGATGCTGATCGCCCAGTTCGCCCTGAGCGGCACGCTGCATCTCACCGTACTGCTGCTGCCGCTCTGGCTGGTGCCGTTCGTCGCCTTCCTGATCGGCCTCACCTGGACGCTCTCGGCCGCGGGCGCCTTCACCCGGGACACCGCCTATCTGATGATGACCGTGGCGCCGCTCCTGATGTTCGCCACACCCGTGTTCTTCTCGACCGACACCTTCTCGCCGACCCTGAAGCTCGTCTTCTACGTCAATGTCCTGACCGGCTTCATCGAGGTCCTGCGCTATCTCGTGGTGTTCGGTCAGCTTCCCAACCCGTGGGTCTGCCTGTGGGTCCTGTTCTGCTCGGTGGTGACCTTCTATTTCGGCTTCTGGTTCTTCGGCAAGCAGCGGGACAGCATCGCCGATGTCATCTGA
- a CDS encoding DUF1330 domain-containing protein — MQALHAAAKPPAYVVSEADVMDVASFNKGYLPFAAKALVAAGGTFIARDGKAESLYGVPPRHISIIRFDSLAKAEAALNSPAYKQVKDSGDHAADFRIYAVEGLPPEEIGRK; from the coding sequence ATGCAAGCCCTTCACGCCGCCGCGAAGCCTCCGGCCTATGTCGTCAGCGAGGCCGACGTCATGGATGTGGCATCGTTCAACAAGGGCTACCTGCCGTTCGCCGCCAAAGCCCTCGTTGCCGCCGGCGGGACCTTCATCGCCCGCGACGGCAAGGCCGAGTCGCTTTACGGCGTTCCCCCCAGGCACATCTCGATCATCAGGTTCGACAGCCTCGCGAAGGCGGAAGCTGCGCTCAATTCGCCCGCCTACAAGCAGGTGAAGGATAGCGGCGATCATGCCGCCGACTTCCGCATCTACGCCGTCGAAGGCTTGCCTCCCGAGGAGATTGGCCGGAAATGA